A section of the Methanococcus vannielii SB genome encodes:
- a CDS encoding glycosyltransferase yields the protein MEFKKVSVIMSVYNEKEEYLKKAIESILTQTYQNFEFIIILDNPLNNNAKNIILNYKKNDKRIIFLENTENLGLAKSLNRGIEIANGEYIARMDSDDISVKNRFEKQVEYLLNMAEVDLLFTWTCLIDENDKYSGKFKPENKFCNNLKKYFFEKHLFAHPTLMTRSEVLKKLKYSSDFRYSQDLDLWFRSINENLNFNILEEPLLKYRTVTESLAYHIFKQKRGSKYTFKVFNKNISKYYNNYYFVKRYIYYLLKVIIFNCVPEKILELLLILKRRLNKIFSN from the coding sequence ATGGAATTTAAAAAAGTTTCAGTAATTATGTCAGTATATAATGAAAAAGAAGAGTATTTAAAAAAGGCTATTGAAAGTATCTTAACTCAAACTTACCAAAATTTTGAATTTATTATTATATTAGATAACCCATTAAATAATAATGCAAAAAATATTATCTTAAACTATAAAAAAAATGATAAACGAATTATTTTTTTAGAAAATACTGAAAATTTGGGGCTTGCAAAATCTTTAAATAGGGGTATTGAAATTGCAAATGGAGAATACATCGCAAGAATGGATTCTGATGATATCTCAGTAAAAAACCGATTCGAAAAACAGGTTGAATATTTATTAAATATGGCTGAAGTGGACTTATTGTTCACTTGGACTTGTTTAATTGATGAAAACGATAAATATTCAGGTAAATTCAAACCTGAAAACAAATTTTGCAATAATCTAAAAAAATATTTTTTTGAAAAACACTTGTTTGCCCATCCAACGTTGATGACTAGATCAGAAGTACTAAAAAAGTTGAAATATAGTTCAGATTTTAGGTATTCACAAGACTTAGACCTATGGTTTAGAAGTATAAATGAAAATTTAAATTTTAATATACTTGAAGAACCTCTTTTAAAATATCGAACAGTTACAGAAAGTTTGGCTTACCATATTTTTAAACAAAAAAGGGGATCAAAATATACATTCAAAGTATTTAATAAAAATATATCTAAATATTATAATAATTATTATTTTGTTAAAAGATATATTTACTATTTATTAAAAGTAATTATTTTTAACTGCGTTCCTGAAAAAATTTTAGAATTATTATTAATATTAAAAAGAAGGTTAAATAAAATTTTTTCTAATTAA